One Glycine max cultivar Williams 82 chromosome 8, Glycine_max_v4.0, whole genome shotgun sequence genomic window, GGCTGAGGAGTCAAGGAAGGCGACGCCAGAGCCGTTTCTAATCGAGTTAGTATTGGTTAGACTAATTATCATATACCAGGGGAAAGAGGCACTCCTTGCCTCTaactaaaagaagaagagaaaaggaaaaaagttggAAGGTTATAAATGAAGTTAAGTAAAAGATAAGGGTGACAGAAAGTAGGACAAATATCAAagtttaaaagagaaaaataagtttaaaaagtaatttaagtATAAAATTGGCTAATAAATTGTGCTTACAGTATTGTactgttattaattattagtatttggTCATCACCTGAGCCATGTTTGTCTTTCTAAAATCCATGTCATTAAATTACTGAAGCATGGCCAAACGTAATTAATATCATGAGAGATATGCTAAGCTTATAGTATGTGCTTAAACTTGATGTACCAGTATAGATTTAGCCTATCCTAAGATTTTGTTGTCCGTTATTCCCATCATGGCCAGGGAAAGGAACATTTTATGTTtgactcttaattatttttttaattaagaagtgAGACCGTAAGATTTTCACTTTTCTTACTCATtcaattaacttaatttttttttaataaatatatactatttaTAAGTCCAACACAATCctcttttaatacttttagATTAATTTTAGGAGTTAGgttcaattcatttttaatacaatatttGATGTAAAAACTCATTGGAAGGTCAAATAAAAAATGGCTAGTGAATTTGAAAGACCCAACAACAAAAGTGAAGGGGGAAAGATAACGAATTGCAATAAAGGAGAACAAGTTAGATTAAGGACATCTGCAATTGCTTATGGAGttgtgtaaaaaataaaatgcggTGTTCAATAAAAATTGACATTGGAGCACATTAACGTGACATTTTTATACAAACATaggtacttaattattttttatcaaacataaagGTACTTTTTATGCCAAGAGTCTAAAAAACTGAGAAAAATTAAgtttaagtaattattttaacaactttaataacattttagtgaattttttactgaatttttaaatttatgtaaaatcATATgactataaatttaaaataaacaattcatTTAAAGTTTGACTTTAAcaactttaattattataatgcagtctttaataaataagagaacaacctacaacctaaaataaagttgaagaatCATGCAAGTAATTTAGCCAAATAACTATATGAACTGGCAGAGACTTATAGTTGTCTGATGACAAGGTGACAAATTTAGGTTAATCACGAGTTCAAAGTTTGACTTTCACCTGTCACGTGTGACAGTCAAAAACAATATGATCACACggaaagaaataaatatcaCTATGCAACTAGATCATCTTCTTTTCTTGCATCGCAAATTATTTAGAGAGAAACGACGCAACTGTTATAACAACTAGTTTTATAATCTgttgattatataaaaaattgtgccttccttttaataaaacattatcTATTATTTGATATTTCAATATCAAGAAGAATAGATATAAAACTAGTATTTCTTACAGAATCTTCATATTGAAtacttttgaaattttcaagACATTATatgaacttattttttatataaaaatattagaaaaactgTTAGAGGATTTACGACAGGATATACACATCATTACTCTATCAGCAAATAATCCAAATTCTATGAATGCACTTTAACTTGTAGCAATGCAACAGTACAAGGTGATCACCTCATTGTGACACGTGTGTCTCCTTTTTCATCTCCGACTCATGAAAGATCGGTGACCTAATTGTGGCAATTATAATGGGTGTGAATCAGCAATGGTTATTTGGCGGCGGATATTGCACATCAAATTATTGAGGAACCAACACAAGCAATAAAATGAGTGAGACTTCTTGAATGTGAAAGGAGCTAGGGAGCAAATAATAGAGAAGGGTCACGTGAGGTGGGAAAGAGTGAGAGAAGGTTTGGCATTGGAAAAGGTAAATGAGAAGTGAAGGCATTTTCAGCAAGTAACACGTAAATAAGTGAAGGGTTGGCCCCAGTATTAATTAAAGAACTACATCACACCAACTAGATACAATAATGTGTTGAGTTGGCAACTCAAAATTAGACTCATGACTTTGGTGTATCTCAGAATGCAACGTCTTGGATATTAATCATCAATATCACTGATTAAATTCATAGTTGCATAATATGATTGACTATCTCCCCATGCATGCACTATATATATAAGGGGTCTCCGTTAACCCTTTTCTTCCGTGGCAGAGAGCGAACCCAAAACTAGAGCTACCTTCCCTTCAAACCTTCCACTCTTCTCTCCTTTTCCAATCAAGGGAATAATATTTCTTAGAGATATTCCGAAACCATGGCTCACGCCAATCCTATGATTTTTGTTGTTGGAATTCTAGGTATCTACACGAGAAAGCTAAATCGCATTATCTTCTTTAGTTTCCATCCTTCTCATTACTGATTTTCTAccgaaaaatcaataaattggtGATCAAATTTAGTGactgaaaaatcatttttctctctaaattttCGACTCACTAAATTTTAGCaacggtttttttttaaaaaaaaagaattacacAAAACTTGTTTcattactaattttaatttttctagtaTTGATATGTCTTAATTACCTTCGCAAGAGATGAACTGATATAATTTTCTTCCTTAATTTCTTTGTGAATGTTGTTTGTAGGTAACCTTGTCTCCTTCTGTTGCTTTCTAGCACCAGTGTAAGTAACATCtgttcatttatatatatgcgTTTGTGAAGCATTATAACTATGATTAATGAAGAACTATATATTACGAGCTAGTTGAAACGAAAATTGAATCACTTGCATGCGTGTTATGCAGACCAACATTCTATCGAGTTTGTAAGAAGAAAACCACGGAAGGTTTCCAATCACTTCCTTACGTGGCTGCACTCTTCACTTCAATGCTTTGGATATTTTATGCTTACATAAAGACGGGCGAAATACTTCTCATCACCATTAACGCATTCGGTTGTTTCATAGAGACAGTTTACCTTGTCATCTATATCACTTATTGCCCCAAGAAAGCTAGGGTGcgtatatataattaagtttaattagtttatctAGACgatgaattatatttatatagctTAATGACACTCATTATGTCtctgttattaatttttcatatttattactaAGATAATTAATTTGAGACTATGATTGGACTTGCAGTTCTTTACCTTCAAGATGATTTTCTTGTTCAACGTTGGAGTGATTTTCTTGGTAGTTCTTCTTACCCACGTTCTAGCAAAAGAACGAACAGCCCGTATCGAGCTCCTTGGGTGGATTTGTGTTGTCCTCTCTACCAGTGTGTTTGCAGCACCTTTAAGCATCATTGTAAGTATATATGCGATGAGTTtgagaaaacattttaattaagcATGTAAGCTCtcattaaatcttataaaaaaacaatttgttttGATAAGTtcctttataaaatttattgaaataaactaaaaagaatTTCCATAAACTCAAATAAACTTTTTTGAATGCATGCACTCatttattgattaattattatttttcatgatttgcTGAATTCTTCTTTTCATTTATGGCTGATAAATACTTATTAGCaaagaataattataataatgtattcattttttcttccatGTCATTTTTGCATCATTTAtcacatatattatttaatctcttttccttttcagcCCAAAATAGGATGAATGATTatcacttctttattttttattttttttgtcaaatccctcttttcttattaacataaaaaaaaaatcaaacagtttattttgtacttgatttcataaaaaaaaatcataattaataaatggCATTGGTGTACTTACTAATCGATCACCATGCGTGCATGTATGGTTGATGTTGTTGAATTTCAGAAAGTGGTTATTCGTACCAAAAGTGTAGAGTTCATGCCTATTACTCTGTCACTCCTCCTCACAGTAAGTGCAATGATGTGGATGGCATACGGTATTCTCCTGAGGGACATCTATGTTACAGTAAGTACTATAACATAAAATGACAAGTCATTTTGATTTCACTTTCAGGGATATGCTATAATCTTTGTTGATAAATAATACTAGTatgtaacaattttatttttctcgggACAGCTTCCGAACTTTGTGGGTATCACATTTGGAACAATTCAGATAGTGCTCTACTTAATATACAGAAAGAACAAGCCCGTTAAGGATCAAAAGCTGCCAGAACACAAAGACGATGTTGCCAATGATGAAAACGTCAACACAGCTGTGAGCGGTGAGAATCGGGGAGCAAACGCCACTGGATTCGTTGATATTGAGATTGGAGAGAAGAAGCAAGTTCAGGAACAAGCAGACAAAAAACAGGACCAGCAAGCTGTTAATGCTCGTGACCAAACAGAACACAACAACAATAGCAACAAAACAAGGGAAGGTTGAGAAATTTAATGAAGGGATACATGTGCACGTGTTatgcctctctctctctgccACCATGTGTTGTTCAATTCGTGTGAAATCTTAAGAGGGTTAATGGGGGCAGAGGCGTTATACAATATAGGTCGATATCTATGTCTATATCTCTTTTGCCTAGTTGTTACTTTCTATTTTATGTAACCTCTGTTTTGTTTTCTGTGTTACGTTGAAGTAATCAAATAATACAATAGAAATTGTCcccaaatcttattcggaggaGCTATTGCATGAACCGATTGAATCTGCATGAATAGATACTGATTATGTTTCTTCATATTCGTGAATAATGTCtgttctgttaaaaaaaaagggcCTTCATGTCATAAATCATCATGATAACGATGCATCAATGTATCGAATAAAACAACTTGATCGGGGTGacattgatttataatttttattattcattttaagaATGGGCTCcaaaaaactcaaaatgaaaaactaaaaaaaaatagtatttactTCCTACACCCCGAAAGGATGAAAGTATTAATAGTCAAACTTATCTTTTAAGGTTTAAGTTTATGATCTTCTCTTTACAAAACGCTGCAGTATTTCAGgaactttttttcaaaattatggcGTAATTTTGAAAACTCCTTTCAGGAATGGTAAAATCCCAATCCCGAAAACATCTTTctgaaatgttaaaaaaattcactattGTGGAAAAAGGGTTTTtggaattatgtttttaatattacgGAAATGATTTCTGCAATGGTACGAGTTTGATTTTGTTACAACCGTATCAAGCGGGATGTCACTGGATTACGACAATTGGCATAGAATTAAGGAGATGGGGAGTAGAAATGGATAAGTGACAAGTAATCTTCATTAGAAATGTATATGTTAGACCGAATACAAGGTAATGGTACGGTGGTCCTGAAAGGCTGAAATTATTCCTTCTACGTACGTTATAGTCAGAGTCAGGCGTGTCGGTCTTATCATTCCCCTGCCAATTAAGGAACTGTATGGATTCCTCCACCACAAGATGTTTCATCTCACAAGTTGTGTGTATCACCACCCTAAAAAGTCTCTCGTATATCCACCATTATGGTGCAGTAGGATTTAGTGCATATGTGAGTAGATGATAGGAATCATAGGATCGATGATTAAACTTTTTGATGACCAGCTTATACTTCTAGTTAACTTTTTTACGCAACGTATTGTATTATCAATCTTGTATCGGTACAGGTATAATATCGTTAATAAATACATGTAACATGTATGCTATTTGTCATgtttataattgataaatacATCTATGTTATGTTTATAATTAAGTATCATCAACTTGACTTTCCAACAATGTCTAACATAATTAATAGAttattgaatttcttaaatatgttGACAGGAATTTAAATCTTTACTCATGTGTATGAAAAAGATTTTGTTGGGAGAGATAAAATTCATTTCAATGATCTTTGTGTTTCAAGGATTACTCTCATAGATCTCTAATTGAGGGATACCTtgtttctaacaaaaaaaaaaaatcatcgacATGATTTAGTTGGAACAACTATATCAATTTAGCTTAGTAGTAAGGGAGAAATAATCATTTTCGTCCATGAAAACATGTAACGCTGATAAATCCATctctgaaagataaaaaaaaacaaaatttaacccttgaaagtgtaaaaagagagacaaattcATCTTACAGTCTACTTTCGTTTATTAACGTTAAAGAACTCACTTATGGGACACACAAAGATGAAAATGTCACAAAATTGACACTCACACGAATATAGTAACTAAAATTACTAACAAATATAcccttaaatttaataatttattgacatttttaTCATTCAAAGATAAAACTTATTGACAAATATATCTACTAAATATATAAACTTAATTAGTTGACTTCAATAAGATACATTTAAGAGCCTGGGAAAGCTATAAGAATAGTGTAGTTCTAGTTGCTAAAtctttcatgtttatttttttacttgtgaataatccatttaaaatttattaaattaattttttatttgagatcaTATCTCTATCTTGCCTCCTCTCGAGTATTATTGTCTTTTTGATAAGTtgacataataaatataattataataaatatttacaataataaaattagaaacttcTAAATCTAATGTGTTGTTGATGCATGTATCTTGTTATTAATGTCAACTAATTAGGTTTATATATTTGTCAATAATTTGTATCTTTGAAGGAcgaaaatgttaataaattattaaatttaagaatgTATTTGTCAGTAACTTTAGTTCATATGTCCACGTGAGcattaattttatgatattttcattCATGCCTGTCAGTAGGTGGGTTTCCTTCCTAGCATTAACGGAAGAATAATTGGTCAAATTTGTCTCagtttttatacttttgaaaattaaattttatttttttattttttagagacaaatttgttaatattacatactttcaaagataaaaatgactatgtgctttaattttattaaagtttgTCACACTAAATACTAGTAACTCTTTTCTTACCAGCTTTCCGCCTTGAGGCTTTAACAGTACACTTAATTCATACTTTGAGACTTCTCGCACAGCATATTGTGCCTCTGTAACTTTTGTAGATTGAGTACTagtttatgtataaaataaagaagtttgacttttatatatatagataaatagcTAGAGAGCatgattgatatttttatatatatgttcattttctaagattttgttaaaaaaaacacttgagaaaaaaataaattaactaataatctAAATTCTCAgggtttattatttttggtaCTTACTCTGTATTAAGattagattattttaataattttttagatgatATATTTAaggataattaatttattaaattttataatgatactctcaatataaaaaatgatttttttattagttaataattaaaatatatatattaatatgacATAGTCATTAAATTCATTAAGTTATACTAAGTtagaaatgaaattaataatataaaaatgtaaaaacaaaagtgtgtagctttgattaaattatattatattactcAACTTGAGGCAACttattaaatcaataaaatagtAATACCTGTGAGTCGAATATTAATTTGTATGTATCCATAATAATTAGTGAGATTGGTTCATTTGATTAACCTTTtggtaattatattatatatatgtatataattttattataaaatcttattaaaattaattatttgccTTAGTTAAccttaaaatgaagaaaattaaaaatctctttcttttcaattcgaaacttatgataaaaaaaaaacactcaagtTTCACGTACATTATGATAAGGAACACTTTTGGAAATTGAAATCCTTTCTATATGTTGCAATAATAATTCACATTTTCTTACATCATCGATgatcaaaaaattaaagttaaacatGATCTTGTCTTCCACTTTTTTTGCTCTTTTAGCTGTTGCTTTGATAATTTTGTAATCAAAATGTGTCCTACCTCAGAGGAGATTACATTCAATTAATTCTCGTGTAGGCACCACCGGATACTGTTTTTTCACATGGTTCATATCCAAAGTAGTGGGAATATACAGGGTGTGCTCTTTTCTACACTTTGCAATTAATGGCGATATACGAAACAGAAAAAGtgaatcttttttttctattaaaatattttgcagCCATGCACTCGTAGATAATATCATATCCTTTCTTCATTATTGGTTCAATTAAAAACCAACCTGAcgtcatgaaaataatttttgaaaatggaaACCCTTAGAGAGTTCCTTCGTACTGAATACACATACAGAGGAAAAAATCATCATTATCCTTTCCTTTTGGGGTGGAGGGGTCTAACCTACGTCACCTCCCTTCAGCCGGCTATCGCAAATTTTATTCATACTTCCATTTCCAACTACGATTAATAGAATCTCACACTGACTTAAAGTCTCgcttaattattgaaaaattttctcataattttaattaatttatgtcgTGGCAACTGTccttatcttatattttttgttgggtAACAATATGTTTAATTACCCAAGGCCAAGACAactaagaaaaaacaaaacccgcaaatacactttttattttggaattattaaatatatctcTACTATCTATACACTATTTAAGTTTCTTTAAATGGTTACGAGTTAATCCAATTACAAAACTTTGTATTCCTATCTTTCTGCAAAAGGTGGAAGAGAACAACATATAAAAATGGGTGATATTATATATGAgtttttaatattcattttggAAATACGAATACCTATATGCGGATTCAAGCGAGAATTTCCTATGGCTAAAATGTCACGGACTCCAATTTCACACAGTAACACTCACTATATACCCAGCCAGTAATTAATTGAGAAGTAGTAGTGTGCATTGCGGCTGATACCTAGATAGGTGAAGAAGCAAAGGCGTTTCTTGTTTAAGTAAGACAGCATATTCTCCATAACGAAGCTGTGTTTATTTATCCACCATTAAAATCCCTCCTTTATGCCAAAGGAGTTAAGATCCGAGCATCAAATGCGATTACACATCAAAAAGAAGATATCCTATAGCTAGTTAGCTAGTGCGATCGATTCAGGATTTTAAGAATTGGAAGGGTATCTCTCGAACTTCTCCGGAATCCTGCAAAAACAATGGGAGGGGACATGCAAGTGGGTTCACTCTACATATAGTGTACACTTTCCTCGAGTGCATTACAGTGCACAATGACAAATTTGGTTGTGTATCTCATTAGAATTTAATTTGGTCTCAACTGGGCCGATGTATAGGTTTCAAGTTAAAATGGAAAATGTAGAATTTTTCTTTTGGGTTATTATAAAGTGTTTAAGGGAACTCTAATCCATGTACAAGAGTTCAGCAAAATTATCAAAACTGCTTAATATAATCAACAGGATAAACTCACAATATATAACATACACCCAACGTCCCCTCACCGATGGGTGAGCATCGATCGTTTACGGTTGGATTCAATCTAAATAatccaaaatcaaaacaaactgAATAGGTATTAATCTAGATCAATTTTGTTGGGTGACAGGTCGATCTGATTGTAATTGCATCAAGTAACGAGATGGTAGAAAAAGGAAATGTCAAGAGGAGGTCTCGTGGTAGTTGGTGGTGGCTCAATATTACAGTTGTGACTTCACATTTGAATGATGACAGTCATATAAAGATCCAATTTGAGGCTTCCACTCTCACTCCCGCCATCGAAAACATCGAGAGGGACGGTGAAGTCAATAATTATGTCAACAACACCAATGGGGAGAGTAATTTGGCCTCTTTTTATATATGCTTTGATTGCAAAATTGAGTTTGGGTTTATTCATGTcatgtttatataattattctcacaaaaaagaaggaagagagacAAAGATCGGGGGAGGTAAATTTGTTGAGGACTTTAATGATGAAGGTGAGTGAAAGGAAGAGTTTGTAACTATTTGAATAGgccagaagaagatgaatagttttcaaaaattaagaaagataaGGTTGAGTGTTAGAATTACCACAAAAT contains:
- the SWEET20 gene encoding sugar efflux transporter SWEET20 isoform X1, with the protein product MAHANPMIFVVGILGNLVSFCCFLAPVPTFYRVCKKKTTEGFQSLPYVAALFTSMLWIFYAYIKTGEILLITINAFGCFIETVYLVIYITYCPKKARFFTFKMIFLFNVGVIFLVVLLTHVLAKERTARIELLGWICVVLSTSVFAAPLSIIKVVIRTKSVEFMPITLSLLLTVSAMMWMAYGILLRDIYVTLPNFVGITFGTIQIVLYLIYRKNKPVKDQKLPEHKDDVANDENVNTAVSGENRGANATGFVDIEIGEKKQVQEQADKKQDQQAVNARDQTEHNNNSNKTREG